One genomic region from Sphingobacterium multivorum encodes:
- a CDS encoding Na+/H+ antiporter subunit C, with protein MELILVLLIGILYAAGIYLILRRSMVKLLLGIMLLGNGTNILIFLLGNIIKGKPPIIGPDLKVFTDIYADPIPQALILTAIVISFGLTSFAIVLLKRVYALLGTDDLDDLNTPEEEDI; from the coding sequence ATGGAACTGATACTCGTACTCTTGATCGGCATCCTTTATGCTGCCGGAATATACCTCATCCTGCGTCGAAGCATGGTGAAACTGTTGCTGGGTATTATGTTACTGGGCAATGGTACCAATATCTTGATCTTCTTATTGGGAAATATTATTAAAGGTAAACCACCCATCATAGGTCCCGATTTGAAGGTATTCACCGATATTTATGCGGACCCGATTCCGCAAGCCCTTATTTTAACGGCCATCGTGATCAGCTTTGGCCTGACCTCCTTTGCCATCGTTTTACTCAAGCGTGTATATGCATTGCTGGGTACAGATGATCTGGATGATTTGAACACCCCTGAGGAAGAAGATATATGA
- a CDS encoding Na+/H+ antiporter subunit B has product MNSTILQTATRYLLPILLLFSVFLLLRGHYYPGGGFVGGLVASIAFVLHSFAFGPQNTMKLIQYKPLSLIPIGLGISAISMFLPTFFGYPVMTGLWLEEKIPVIGMIGTALFFDLGVYFVVIGVVLTILFTIALTTEEE; this is encoded by the coding sequence ATGAACAGTACAATATTACAGACCGCTACGCGGTATTTATTACCAATACTTTTACTTTTCTCGGTATTCCTTCTACTCCGGGGGCATTATTATCCGGGCGGAGGCTTCGTCGGAGGCCTAGTTGCTTCAATTGCCTTTGTTCTGCATAGTTTTGCCTTTGGCCCGCAAAATACCATGAAATTGATTCAATACAAACCCCTGTCACTTATTCCCATAGGATTAGGAATTTCGGCCATAAGTATGTTCTTACCCACATTTTTTGGCTATCCCGTCATGACCGGTCTTTGGCTGGAAGAGAAGATTCCCGTCATCGGGATGATAGGAACCGCCTTATTTTTTGACCTTGGTGTATACTTTGTTGTCATTGGCGTCGTCCTGACGATTTTATTTACAATTGCTTTAACGACTGAAGAAGAATAA
- a CDS encoding RNA polymerase sigma-70 factor, which translates to MGPEEKLFRTHYRSLCHFAWKFVGESAIAEDLVQEAFITFFKDRERMDESESFVRNYLYTAVRFSCLKHLRHEKVKEKYWTKVAFTEEDEHSVELSMIHTEVINEVYRIIATMPAACQQIFTMGYLEGLSNLEITEKLQISVNTVKTQKQRGMKILLEKLHPEFLPLIIFLLK; encoded by the coding sequence ATGGGCCCCGAAGAGAAGTTATTTAGAACGCATTATAGAAGCTTGTGTCACTTTGCATGGAAATTTGTAGGGGAATCTGCTATTGCTGAAGATTTGGTACAAGAAGCATTTATTACTTTTTTTAAGGATCGCGAGCGTATGGATGAATCTGAAAGCTTTGTTCGAAATTATTTATATACTGCCGTTCGGTTTTCCTGCTTAAAGCACCTTAGGCATGAAAAAGTGAAGGAAAAGTATTGGACGAAAGTAGCGTTCACTGAAGAAGATGAGCATTCTGTGGAACTTTCTATGATTCATACCGAAGTGATCAATGAGGTTTATCGGATTATAGCAACAATGCCTGCTGCCTGTCAGCAAATTTTTACGATGGGCTATTTGGAAGGCTTATCGAATCTTGAAATTACGGAAAAACTTCAGATTAGCGTGAACACCGTGAAGACCCAGAAGCAACGGGGAATGAAGATTTTGTTAGAGAAGCTTCATCCCGAATTTTTACCCCTTATTATTTTTTTATTAAAATAA
- a CDS encoding peptidylprolyl isomerase translates to MKKNIYILFLLLFASIQASLAQRQVIDRVVATVGSGIILQSDVDMQYSQWLAQGNKPDENYKDGILEQLIVQKLLSQQAVIDSIDVTETEVDDNLNARLRHMSQQAGGQERLEKFLNRSLLQYKEEMRQSVFEQLKAQKMRQNIVSKIDVTPLEVKRYFEGLNKDSLPYFNTEVEIGEIVMMPKLTDAEKKEQREKIEGIRKQIVDGSDFGTMARIYSQDPGSAPYGGDLGFGTRDNYVKEFSAMAFKLKPGEISPIVESKYGFHIIQVLERRGEEVHTRHILMKINPGPAALERTKNKLDSIYKLVVDKKMDFYHAATNYSDAEESKFNGGMILNQEGSSRTTVIPMDGLEKSVFTAIDPLKPGEYSKPEQFTDKMGDVGYRFNYLKTRIPPHKANLDEDFTKIKEAAVQDKTNRNLSKWFDDKLKTTYINISDDFGHSEGLKKWKKQ, encoded by the coding sequence ATGAAAAAAAACATTTATATATTGTTTTTATTGCTGTTTGCATCAATTCAGGCCAGTCTTGCGCAACGTCAAGTTATTGATCGCGTTGTCGCAACGGTTGGATCGGGCATTATCTTACAGTCCGACGTGGATATGCAATATTCTCAATGGTTAGCGCAAGGGAATAAACCAGATGAAAACTATAAAGATGGTATATTGGAACAGTTAATTGTCCAAAAATTATTATCTCAACAAGCCGTAATTGACTCTATTGATGTAACTGAGACCGAAGTTGATGACAACCTCAATGCGCGCCTGCGCCACATGTCCCAACAGGCTGGAGGGCAAGAACGCCTTGAAAAATTCCTCAACCGCTCCTTATTGCAATACAAAGAAGAAATGCGCCAGAGTGTTTTCGAGCAATTAAAAGCGCAGAAAATGAGACAAAACATCGTTTCCAAAATAGATGTAACACCCTTGGAGGTAAAGCGTTATTTTGAAGGCTTGAATAAAGATAGTCTTCCTTACTTCAATACCGAGGTAGAAATTGGTGAAATTGTCATGATGCCCAAATTGACCGATGCAGAGAAAAAGGAACAGCGCGAGAAGATTGAAGGTATCCGCAAACAGATTGTAGATGGCTCCGACTTTGGTACAATGGCTCGTATATACTCTCAAGATCCCGGATCTGCCCCCTATGGTGGTGATTTGGGTTTTGGTACACGTGACAATTACGTCAAAGAATTCTCTGCCATGGCTTTTAAATTAAAACCGGGAGAAATATCACCTATTGTCGAATCCAAATATGGCTTTCATATTATTCAGGTACTGGAAAGACGCGGTGAAGAGGTACACACACGCCATATCCTGATGAAGATCAATCCTGGCCCTGCAGCATTAGAACGAACAAAAAATAAATTGGACAGTATCTATAAATTGGTCGTTGATAAAAAAATGGATTTCTATCATGCCGCCACAAACTATTCTGATGCGGAGGAGAGTAAATTCAATGGTGGTATGATCCTAAATCAAGAGGGCTCAAGCCGCACAACCGTAATTCCTATGGATGGCTTGGAGAAATCAGTATTTACAGCGATCGATCCGCTAAAACCGGGAGAATACTCCAAACCAGAGCAATTTACAGACAAAATGGGCGATGTTGGTTACCGTTTCAATTACTTGAAAACACGTATCCCACCGCATAAAGCAAATTTGGACGAAGATTTCACAAAGATCAAAGAAGCCGCCGTTCAGGACAAAACCAATCGTAACCTGAGCAAATGGTTCGATGATAAATTGAAGACCACCTACATCAATATCAGTGATGACTTTGGTCACAGTGAAGGATTGAAAAAATGGAAGAAACAATAA
- a CDS encoding FecR family protein produces the protein MKANTNYIARLISKLLRGQETVAERDAIEQWRKSDKRNDDLIESFREAKNIEGDLHFFANLDEDGAWGNIQRTPQKIKKNYRLLLRVAAILIVLLGASLFYIFQQDRKVPEQVAAIRPVKKDISPAQPGALLVLADGSVLPLEKSNKTVDPKIVADHIPHADLAVTEGSFQFNTLVVPKGNFYKINLEDGTQVWVNANSQLKFPVKFKENERRVFLEGEAYFEVSHDGNRPFFVESKENEVKVLGTHFNVNAYGKNVRTTLSSGRVQVSHSGNIVVLEPGEYANLVGEQLRKGKADLEHDLSWHNNQFYFKKETIVEIASTLSKWYDIHVKFRKDVALDKVYTGNFKRDVKLSEVLEMLTYVCDLKFEFDGQELIVGNK, from the coding sequence ATGAAAGCTAATACCAATTACATAGCCAGACTAATTAGTAAGTTACTTCGTGGTCAAGAAACCGTGGCGGAACGAGATGCTATTGAGCAGTGGCGGAAATCTGACAAAAGGAATGATGATTTGATTGAAAGCTTTCGAGAGGCAAAAAATATTGAAGGAGATCTTCATTTTTTTGCCAATTTGGATGAAGACGGGGCTTGGGGTAATATTCAGCGGACTCCTCAGAAAATAAAGAAAAATTATCGTCTTCTACTTCGTGTTGCCGCCATTCTCATTGTACTATTAGGAGCATCACTCTTTTATATATTTCAGCAGGATCGGAAAGTTCCTGAGCAAGTAGCAGCTATTCGTCCCGTAAAAAAAGATATTTCACCGGCGCAGCCAGGTGCCTTATTGGTCTTGGCGGATGGATCAGTTTTGCCTTTGGAGAAGTCGAACAAAACAGTAGATCCAAAAATCGTTGCTGATCATATACCCCACGCAGATCTGGCAGTAACAGAAGGTTCATTCCAGTTTAACACGTTGGTTGTTCCAAAAGGTAATTTTTATAAAATAAATTTGGAGGATGGTACCCAGGTCTGGGTAAACGCCAACTCTCAGCTTAAATTTCCTGTAAAATTTAAAGAAAATGAGCGTCGTGTCTTCTTGGAAGGTGAGGCTTATTTTGAAGTTTCTCATGACGGAAATAGACCTTTCTTTGTGGAATCTAAAGAAAACGAAGTAAAGGTATTGGGGACGCATTTCAATGTTAATGCGTATGGGAAAAATGTTCGCACAACATTGTCTTCGGGAAGAGTACAGGTAAGCCATTCTGGAAATATCGTTGTTTTGGAACCTGGGGAATATGCGAATCTTGTAGGAGAACAGCTTCGCAAAGGAAAGGCAGATTTGGAACACGATTTATCTTGGCATAACAATCAGTTTTATTTTAAGAAAGAGACCATTGTTGAGATTGCCTCCACACTTTCAAAATGGTATGACATCCATGTTAAATTCAGGAAAGATGTGGCATTGGATAAGGTGTATACAGGCAATTTTAAACGCGATGTTAAGTTGTCTGAAGTTTTAGAAATGTTGACGTACGTCTGTGATTTAAAATTTGAATTTGACGGACAAGAATTAATCGTAGGAAATAAATAA
- a CDS encoding monovalent cation/H+ antiporter complex subunit F, with the protein MTLNSYFDYVILPILTISVILAFIRLYKGPQIFDRVIALDLIITIGIGIITVYSIRTSQEVFLDIAMILALIAFLGTIAFSFYLEKQSKDD; encoded by the coding sequence ATGACTTTAAATAGCTATTTTGATTATGTGATCCTTCCGATCTTGACTATTTCAGTCATACTGGCGTTTATCCGGCTGTATAAAGGTCCCCAAATATTTGATCGTGTGATTGCCCTCGATCTCATTATCACCATCGGAATTGGCATTATTACCGTTTATAGTATACGAACGTCGCAGGAAGTGTTTTTAGACATTGCCATGATCTTAGCGCTTATCGCATTTCTTGGCACGATCGCATTTTCATTTTATTTAGAAAAACAAAGCAAAGATGATTGA
- a CDS encoding Na+/H+ antiporter subunit E codes for MNLMLSFIWVALTGSMYYTNFLFGFMLGFGILWLMNRNEVDQRYFYRVPKTLSFILFFLWEMIVANVQVAYDVITPKFFIKPAIVKYPMDAKTDLEINLLSTFISLTPGTLILDVSEDKKTLFIHVMYMKSKEQFVSTLKNNVERRLLELLR; via the coding sequence ATGAACCTCATGTTATCCTTCATTTGGGTCGCACTAACGGGATCGATGTACTACACCAACTTCCTATTCGGCTTTATGTTGGGATTTGGTATCCTCTGGTTGATGAACAGGAATGAGGTAGATCAACGCTATTTTTATCGGGTACCCAAAACATTGAGTTTTATTCTTTTTTTCTTGTGGGAAATGATTGTCGCCAATGTGCAGGTAGCCTACGACGTGATAACACCCAAATTTTTTATCAAACCGGCGATTGTCAAATATCCCATGGATGCAAAAACCGATTTGGAAATAAACCTGCTTTCAACCTTTATCTCCTTGACACCCGGCACACTTATCCTTGACGTAAGTGAAGATAAAAAAACGCTCTTTATTCACGTCATGTATATGAAAAGCAAAGAACAGTTTGTTTCTACCCTTAAAAATAATGTTGAACGAAGACTTTTAGAACTCTTAAGATGA
- the mnhG gene encoding monovalent cation/H(+) antiporter subunit G — MIDITLAILSTIGALAILFASIGILRMPDFYLRLSVTVKAATLGVGLLLICAAMTFPDVSVTTKAIAIGFFLILTAPVAAHMIGRAAYIQRVKTWKGTTLNDLEKEGKLDCRKEDF; from the coding sequence ATGATTGATATTACTTTAGCCATACTCAGTACCATCGGGGCATTGGCCATACTATTTGCGTCTATTGGCATCTTGCGGATGCCCGATTTTTATTTACGTCTTTCGGTTACGGTAAAGGCAGCAACGCTGGGTGTGGGACTTTTACTCATCTGTGCGGCCATGACCTTCCCGGATGTATCCGTAACAACCAAGGCTATAGCCATTGGATTTTTTCTGATCCTAACGGCTCCGGTTGCCGCACACATGATTGGCAGAGCTGCTTATATACAGCGGGTGAAAACATGGAAGGGAACCACCTTAAATGACCTTGAAAAGGAAGGTAAATTAGATTGTCGAAAGGAAGATTTTTAA
- a CDS encoding putative monovalent cation/H+ antiporter subunit A, with translation MLFTVLSGLITSSLIVPFGRFLKTRWGIILAFLPVLLFLYFAQYIVPIGQGSYFVQSTPWVPSLGINLDFKLDGLSLLFALLITGIGACIFFYANAYLKGHRYIDRFFGYLCLFMSAMLGLVLSDNMLLLFIFWELTSISSFFLIGFNNDKNDSRKSALTALSVTGLGGFFLLAGFILLGNIAGTYHITALIDRVSLIQQHPLFPLVFGLIALGAITKSAQFPFHFWLPGAMKAPTPVSAYLHSATMVKAGIYLLARFSPILGGNPIWMYSLMAIGGFTMLYAAFHSLFRTDLKGVLAYSTISALGILVFLLGLGTKDAVIAASVFILVHALYKAALFLITGIIDHETGTRDLTILRGLRKVLMPVAIAGFLAAFSSAGIPLTFGFIGKDLIYEATLHATPDLFLYLTVAAVATNILLVSAGFMAGIKPFMGKLPEHFHAIHLPYKAMWIPPLLLAALGVVFGCIPGLIGDWIAGPAAVSILAKTETFHLKIWHGFNLVLLLSAITIAAGTLLYFANRPSAKKLAWIANFNKISPEYIIQLCAQEIVLFSAFFTNKMHNGYLRSYLLKIILFAELLIAYQLYLGGPLHIKWETLSPVSFYEVTTVCILIGAIVLTIRTSSRLTAVVATSVVGYAICLIFVFYSAPDLAMTQFTIDTLTVVLFVLVLFKLPSFLNLANRRTIIRDAIVAIVFGILLSMVALRVLHEPTTTNISDFYGDYAYVLAKGKNVVNVILVDFRGFDTMFEIVVLSIAALGVYSLLKLRLKSSDKE, from the coding sequence ATGCTATTTACTGTTCTGTCAGGATTAATAACATCGAGCCTTATTGTTCCATTTGGTCGGTTCCTAAAAACCAGATGGGGTATTATTCTCGCATTCTTACCGGTACTTCTATTTTTATACTTTGCACAATATATTGTACCTATTGGTCAAGGCTCCTATTTCGTACAATCAACACCCTGGGTGCCCTCCTTAGGCATCAATCTGGATTTTAAATTAGATGGACTATCGCTACTTTTCGCCTTATTGATTACCGGGATCGGAGCTTGCATCTTCTTCTACGCGAATGCCTATCTCAAAGGTCATCGGTATATCGACCGGTTCTTTGGCTACCTCTGCCTTTTTATGTCGGCTATGCTGGGGCTTGTCCTGTCGGACAATATGCTGTTGCTCTTCATCTTTTGGGAACTAACCTCGATCAGCTCATTTTTTCTCATTGGATTTAACAATGACAAAAATGATTCGCGCAAAAGCGCATTAACCGCACTATCCGTTACTGGTCTGGGTGGTTTTTTTCTACTGGCAGGTTTTATTTTGCTGGGTAATATCGCGGGTACCTACCATATTACCGCACTCATCGACAGAGTATCCCTCATTCAGCAACATCCCCTATTTCCCCTCGTCTTTGGGCTCATAGCACTTGGAGCAATTACGAAATCAGCACAATTCCCTTTCCATTTTTGGTTACCCGGAGCCATGAAGGCGCCAACACCAGTGTCGGCCTACTTACACTCGGCAACGATGGTTAAGGCAGGGATCTATCTTTTGGCCCGTTTTTCACCAATACTTGGGGGCAACCCGATCTGGATGTATTCTCTCATGGCCATTGGTGGTTTCACGATGCTGTATGCCGCATTCCATTCGCTTTTCAGAACAGACCTCAAGGGTGTACTTGCCTATTCAACCATATCCGCCCTCGGTATTTTAGTATTCTTGTTGGGACTAGGCACCAAGGATGCCGTTATCGCGGCAAGTGTCTTTATACTCGTACATGCCCTATATAAAGCCGCATTATTCTTGATTACGGGGATTATAGACCATGAAACGGGAACGCGGGATCTTACCATCTTACGGGGGCTACGTAAGGTATTAATGCCTGTCGCTATAGCAGGTTTCCTAGCGGCATTTTCCAGTGCCGGTATTCCACTTACATTTGGGTTTATTGGAAAGGATCTGATTTATGAGGCAACACTACATGCCACACCTGATTTATTTCTCTATTTGACAGTCGCTGCAGTAGCAACAAATATACTCCTGGTCTCTGCTGGATTTATGGCCGGCATCAAACCTTTTATGGGAAAGTTGCCCGAGCACTTTCATGCAATCCACCTACCCTATAAAGCCATGTGGATCCCGCCTTTACTTTTAGCCGCCCTCGGTGTTGTCTTTGGCTGTATCCCCGGACTTATCGGCGACTGGATTGCAGGGCCGGCTGCGGTAAGCATACTTGCAAAAACGGAAACTTTTCACCTGAAAATCTGGCATGGCTTCAATTTAGTCCTGCTATTAAGCGCTATTACAATTGCCGCGGGTACCTTACTTTATTTCGCAAACAGACCCAGTGCTAAAAAATTGGCTTGGATTGCAAATTTCAATAAGATTTCGCCTGAATATATCATCCAGTTATGTGCGCAGGAAATTGTTTTATTCTCGGCCTTCTTCACCAACAAAATGCACAACGGCTATTTGCGTTCGTATCTGTTGAAAATTATTTTATTTGCCGAATTACTCATCGCCTACCAACTATACCTGGGTGGGCCACTCCATATCAAATGGGAAACCCTATCTCCGGTGAGTTTCTACGAAGTCACTACAGTCTGCATTTTGATTGGTGCCATTGTACTCACCATCCGCACCTCCTCCCGATTAACAGCCGTCGTAGCCACCAGTGTTGTAGGTTATGCTATATGTCTTATTTTCGTGTTTTACAGTGCTCCAGATCTAGCGATGACGCAGTTTACCATCGATACCCTCACTGTGGTACTCTTCGTATTGGTACTCTTTAAGCTCCCGTCCTTCCTGAACCTGGCCAACCGGCGCACCATCATTCGTGACGCCATTGTCGCTATCGTTTTTGGAATTTTGCTTTCCATGGTCGCACTTCGAGTTCTGCATGAACCAACAACGACAAATATCAGTGATTTCTATGGCGATTATGCCTATGTGCTTGCTAAAGGAAAAAATGTCGTCAATGTAATACTTGTCGATTTCAGAGGTTTTGACACCATGTTTGAAATTGTGGTATTGAGTATCGCTGCATTGGGGGTATATAGCTTATTAAAATTACGTTTAAAGTCCTCTGATAAAGAATAA
- a CDS encoding lactonase family protein — translation MKKAFIYLMTILPLASFAQQIPMFVGTYTSKTASKGIYIYNFDVKTGETTLLSTQESKDPSFLARNNNFIYAVNEVPNQEGTVSAYSFKDGHLTFLNSLPSGGESPCFVEVHPKGSLLAVANYTGGSAALFDLESNGVLSKRARLIQHEGKGVDPVRQEKPHVHSTFFSNKGDKLYVQDLGLDEISIYPVNKAGNVYSLADESEDVFTPAGGGPRHIVFDKKEKFLYVVLEMTGQIASYKKDGDAWMYQSTFDINPEGFKGSNGGADIKISADGKFLYATNRGDANTIATFSVEKDGELKKIANLSVKGKGPRNFNLSPDGKYLLIANQYTNNIVLFSRDTKTGLLTDTGKEIAVPAPVCIIF, via the coding sequence ATGAAAAAAGCATTTATTTATTTGATGACGATTTTACCTCTGGCTAGTTTTGCGCAACAGATTCCCATGTTTGTGGGAACATATACGAGCAAAACTGCGAGCAAGGGTATCTATATTTATAATTTTGATGTTAAAACTGGTGAAACAACTTTGTTGAGCACACAAGAGAGTAAAGATCCATCCTTTTTAGCGCGAAATAATAACTTTATTTATGCCGTTAATGAGGTTCCAAATCAAGAGGGGACCGTTTCGGCTTATTCTTTTAAGGACGGTCATTTAACTTTTCTCAACTCACTTCCTTCTGGAGGAGAGTCGCCTTGTTTTGTTGAAGTACATCCGAAGGGTAGCTTGCTTGCCGTGGCAAATTATACGGGCGGCTCTGCGGCGCTGTTTGATTTAGAAAGTAATGGTGTTTTAAGTAAAAGAGCACGCTTAATACAACACGAGGGTAAGGGGGTGGATCCTGTACGCCAAGAAAAGCCACATGTACATTCTACTTTTTTCTCGAATAAAGGGGATAAGTTATACGTCCAAGATCTTGGTTTGGATGAGATTTCTATTTATCCGGTGAATAAAGCGGGAAACGTCTATAGCCTTGCTGATGAATCGGAAGATGTCTTTACGCCAGCTGGAGGAGGACCACGTCATATTGTGTTTGATAAGAAAGAGAAATTCCTGTATGTCGTCCTGGAAATGACCGGTCAAATTGCATCGTATAAGAAAGATGGTGATGCGTGGATGTATCAAAGTACTTTTGATATTAACCCGGAAGGTTTTAAAGGAAGTAATGGTGGCGCTGATATTAAGATCTCTGCTGATGGAAAGTTTCTATATGCGACCAATCGTGGGGATGCCAATACGATAGCTACTTTTTCGGTAGAGAAAGATGGGGAATTGAAGAAAATTGCCAATCTTTCAGTAAAAGGTAAAGGACCGCGCAATTTCAACCTTTCTCCGGATGGGAAATATCTTTTGATCGCCAATCAATATACCAACAACATTGTTTTGTTTAGCCGGGATACTAAAACAGGCTTGTTGACAGATACTGGGAAAGAAATTGCTGTACCTGCTCCTGTTTGTATTATCTTTTAA
- a CDS encoding proton-conducting transporter membrane subunit, translating into MIDNHIIATIIVHLFIAIVQLMLWRKSTAQRFLSVGGSLLALILAFKLFFKVYDGGILTMNAANWKAPFGIVFVADLFSSTLVLLTSIAGLAVSIFSCVGVGRQRILYGYFPIFHFLMMGLNGAFLTGDIFNLYVWFEVIIISSFVLMTLGGRKSQLEGAVKYMAMNILASTFFLTGIGILYGISGSLNMADLALRIPKIQNQALVEITATFFLIGFGIKSAVFPLYFWLPSSYHTPPSAVAATFGGLLTKVGIYALFRVFSLLFIPNHFTKELLIVLAILTILTGAFGALIKTNIRRLFSYLIVCHIGFMIGGLGLYSKWALLGAVFYLIHDIMVKTNLFLIAGVIRQLRGTMDMNKLGGLYAQYPKISLLFAIVLFSLVGIPPLSGFWPKIYLFKDAFHLEKYTFAGALIIGSFITLFVIAKMWAQVFWKDAPDPEIIEDKFAGMIGYKRTMLILPVVILASASLYIGLNAESIIHVADEIATQLLDTSPYINAVLGGQK; encoded by the coding sequence ATGATAGACAACCACATTATTGCCACGATTATCGTGCATTTATTTATTGCTATTGTCCAACTGATGTTGTGGCGCAAATCCACTGCACAACGGTTTTTGAGCGTTGGTGGAAGTTTGCTCGCACTCATTCTTGCCTTTAAACTATTCTTCAAGGTTTATGACGGTGGTATCTTAACCATGAATGCGGCCAATTGGAAAGCTCCGTTTGGGATTGTCTTTGTTGCCGACCTATTCAGCAGTACCCTTGTTCTCCTGACTTCAATAGCAGGTCTGGCGGTCTCCATCTTTTCCTGTGTCGGTGTGGGACGCCAGCGCATCTTATACGGCTATTTCCCGATCTTTCACTTTTTGATGATGGGACTAAACGGCGCGTTTCTGACAGGTGACATCTTCAACCTGTACGTATGGTTTGAAGTCATTATTATTTCCTCTTTTGTACTCATGACCTTGGGCGGAAGAAAATCCCAATTGGAAGGAGCTGTAAAATATATGGCCATGAATATCCTGGCCTCCACGTTTTTCCTAACCGGCATAGGCATACTTTATGGTATTTCAGGTTCCTTAAACATGGCCGACTTGGCCCTGCGCATCCCCAAAATACAAAATCAGGCATTAGTAGAAATTACAGCCACATTTTTCCTGATCGGTTTTGGCATCAAATCCGCCGTTTTTCCACTCTATTTCTGGTTACCCTCTTCTTACCATACGCCGCCTTCAGCCGTAGCAGCGACATTTGGAGGCTTGTTGACCAAGGTTGGGATTTACGCCTTGTTCAGGGTCTTTTCACTATTATTTATTCCCAATCATTTTACCAAGGAGCTTCTTATCGTACTGGCCATATTGACCATCCTGACTGGCGCTTTTGGTGCATTGATCAAGACCAATATCCGAAGGTTATTTTCCTATTTGATCGTTTGCCATATTGGTTTTATGATTGGCGGTTTGGGCTTATATAGCAAATGGGCCTTATTGGGGGCAGTATTCTATCTGATCCATGATATTATGGTCAAAACGAATTTATTCCTCATCGCCGGTGTTATACGACAACTCCGTGGTACCATGGATATGAATAAACTGGGCGGACTTTATGCACAATACCCAAAGATCTCATTGCTTTTTGCCATTGTTCTTTTTTCACTGGTGGGCATCCCGCCACTCTCGGGCTTCTGGCCTAAAATCTATCTATTCAAAGATGCATTTCATTTGGAAAAGTATACATTCGCGGGAGCCCTGATTATTGGCAGTTTTATCACTTTGTTTGTCATCGCCAAAATGTGGGCACAGGTATTCTGGAAAGATGCACCTGATCCTGAAATCATTGAGGATAAATTTGCGGGCATGATTGGCTATAAAAGAACAATGCTCATACTTCCTGTTGTTATTTTGGCATCAGCGTCCCTGTATATCGGACTCAACGCCGAATCGATTATCCATGTCGCCGATGAGATTGCTACACAATTATTGGACACATCACCTTACATAAACGCTGTATTAGGAGGGCAGAAATGA